A genomic region of Caenorhabditis elegans chromosome V contains the following coding sequences:
- the R13H4.2 gene encoding uncharacterized protein (Partially confirmed by transcript evidence), with the protein MVSSMTDYALVRSRSALVRSRSVEPSSRLYVTRTSSVPDLTAHFRYSDKYRPQWHTVYQSTPYRWRRDWDLYDDYWYDKYYYFSPLYRSTYYPSRRYSYSDYLPNPYYWNNYGSYWTRYKGYWYDYDYPSSYRRYTDSAFNRYLNYTYTPYRSYLMDSLSTSLSRGLSMYKAGLINHTTLDAYWLTPKYWDRRFKNWRELYCSTKDNYLPSTYDRKTRQYFAQWA; encoded by the exons ATGGTTTCCAG TATGACCGACTACGCCTTGGTGCGCTCTCGCAGCGCACTTGTCCGTTCTCGATCGGTTGAACCGAGCTCTCGTCTTTAC GTCACCCGCACTTCATCAGTCCCAGACTTGACCGCTCACTTCCGTTACTCGGATAAGTACCGTCCACAATGGCATACTGTCTACCAATCGACTCCATACCGCTGGCGTCGTGACTGGGATTTG tacgATGACTACTGGTATGACAAATACTATTACTTCTCTCCACTTTATCGCAGTACCTACTATCCAAGCAGAAGATATTCCTACAGTGATTATCTTCCAAATCCATATTATTGGAACAACTATGGATCTTATTGGACTCGCTACAAGGGATATTGGTATGACTATGACTATCCATCCTCTTACCGTCGATACACTGATTCTGCTTTCAACCGCTACTTGAACTACACCTACACCCCGTATAG atcgtaCTTGATGGACTCATTGAGCACTTCCCTTTCTCGTGGCCTTTCCATGTACAAGGCAG GTCTAATCAATCACACTACTCTTGATGCTTACTGGTTAACACCAAAGTACTGGGATCGTCGTTTTAAAAACTGGCGTGAGCTTTATTGCTCCACCAAGGACAATTATCTTCCATCAACGTACGATAGAAAAACCCGTCAGTACTTTGCACAGTGGGCTTAA
- the R13H4.2 gene encoding uncharacterized protein (Confirmed by transcript evidence), producing the protein MVSSMTDYALVRSRSALVRSRSVEPSSRLYVTRTSSVPDLTAHFRYSDKYRPQWHTVYQSTPYRWRRDWDLYDDYWYDKYYYFSPLYRSTYYPSRRYSYSDYLPNPYYWNNYGSYWTRYKGYWYDYDYPSSYRRYTDSAFNRYLNYTYTPYRSYLMDSLSTSLSRGLSMYKNNLAVYGTTNPFSPLYLYTRY; encoded by the exons ATGGTTTCCAG TATGACCGACTACGCCTTGGTGCGCTCTCGCAGCGCACTTGTCCGTTCTCGATCGGTTGAACCGAGCTCTCGTCTTTAC GTCACCCGCACTTCATCAGTCCCAGACTTGACCGCTCACTTCCGTTACTCGGATAAGTACCGTCCACAATGGCATACTGTCTACCAATCGACTCCATACCGCTGGCGTCGTGACTGGGATTTG tacgATGACTACTGGTATGACAAATACTATTACTTCTCTCCACTTTATCGCAGTACCTACTATCCAAGCAGAAGATATTCCTACAGTGATTATCTTCCAAATCCATATTATTGGAACAACTATGGATCTTATTGGACTCGCTACAAGGGATATTGGTATGACTATGACTATCCATCCTCTTACCGTCGATACACTGATTCTGCTTTCAACCGCTACTTGAACTACACCTACACCCCGTATAG atcgtaCTTGATGGACTCATTGAGCACTTCCCTTTCTCGTGGCCTTTCCATGTACAAG AACAATTTGGCAGTTTACGGTACTACTAATCCTTTTTCGCCGCTCTATCTCTACACTAGATATTAA
- the R13H4.2 gene encoding uncharacterized protein (Partially confirmed by transcript evidence) — translation MTDYALVRSRSALVRSRSVEPSSRLYVTRTSSVPDLTAHFRYSDKYRPQWHTVYQSTPYRWRRDWDLYDDYWYDKYYYFSPLYRSTYYPSRRYSYSDYLPNPYYWNNYGSYWTRYKGYWYDYDYPSSYRRYTDSAFNRYLNYTYTPYRSYLMDSLSTSLSRGLSMYKAGLINHTTLDAYWLTPKYWDRRFKNWRELYCSTKDNYLPSTYDRKTRQYFAQWA, via the exons ATGACCGACTACGCCTTGGTGCGCTCTCGCAGCGCACTTGTCCGTTCTCGATCGGTTGAACCGAGCTCTCGTCTTTAC GTCACCCGCACTTCATCAGTCCCAGACTTGACCGCTCACTTCCGTTACTCGGATAAGTACCGTCCACAATGGCATACTGTCTACCAATCGACTCCATACCGCTGGCGTCGTGACTGGGATTTG tacgATGACTACTGGTATGACAAATACTATTACTTCTCTCCACTTTATCGCAGTACCTACTATCCAAGCAGAAGATATTCCTACAGTGATTATCTTCCAAATCCATATTATTGGAACAACTATGGATCTTATTGGACTCGCTACAAGGGATATTGGTATGACTATGACTATCCATCCTCTTACCGTCGATACACTGATTCTGCTTTCAACCGCTACTTGAACTACACCTACACCCCGTATAG atcgtaCTTGATGGACTCATTGAGCACTTCCCTTTCTCGTGGCCTTTCCATGTACAAGGCAG GTCTAATCAATCACACTACTCTTGATGCTTACTGGTTAACACCAAAGTACTGGGATCGTCGTTTTAAAAACTGGCGTGAGCTTTATTGCTCCACCAAGGACAATTATCTTCCATCAACGTACGATAGAAAAACCCGTCAGTACTTTGCACAGTGGGCTTAA
- the idpb-5 gene encoding Intrinsically Disordered Protein, class B (Confirmed by transcript evidence;~Product from WormBase gene class idpb), with protein sequence MQSIRFTLSLIAILGLSYLVQAHPLSSREALKSSETTDLALPGSHETTEVALPDVKTTDIDTLGESNGRVKRQGGGCGCCGCGCGCCCCRPRCCCCCRRCCTCCRTCCCTRCCTCCRPCCCGCGCGCGCGCCGCGGGGRKRRSLQTLKIKLAEKVQREARQIEQIPETIAPVEITENVETPETVEENKPEEVETATQWPEPVYELVTETWAH encoded by the exons ATGCAATCCATTCGTTTTACACTTAGCCTCATAGCTATTCTTGGTTTGTCCTATTTAGTTCAAGCACATCCATTGAGCTCTAGAGAAGCTTTGAAGTCTTCTGAAACTACTGATTTGGCTCTACCTGGATCACATGAAACAACCGAAGTAGCTCTGCCAGATGTCAAAACAACTGATATTGATACTCTTGGAGAATCAAATGGAAGAGTGAAACGTCAGGGAGGAGGTTGTGGATGTTGCGGATGTGGATGTGGATGCTGCTGTTGCCGTCCACGTTGCTGTTGCTGCTGTCGTAGATGTTGCACTTGTTGCAG AACTTGCTGCTGCACCCGTTGCTGCACTTGCTGTCGTCCATGCTGCTGCGGATGTGGATGCGGATGTGGATGCGGATGCTGCGGATGCGGAGGAGGAGGACGTAAGCGTCGTTCCCTCCAAACTCTCAAGATCAAGCTCGCCGAGAAGGTTCAAAGAGAAGCTAGACAAATCGAGCAGATCCCAGAAACTATTGCTCCAGTTGAGATCACTGAGAACGTTGAGACTCCAGAAACTGTTGAAGAGAATAAACCAGAAGAAGTCGAGACAGCTACTCAATGGCCAGAGCCAGTTTACGAGCTTGTCACTGAGACATGGGCTCACTAA